In Tiliqua scincoides isolate rTilSci1 chromosome 1, rTilSci1.hap2, whole genome shotgun sequence, the following are encoded in one genomic region:
- the LOC136660701 gene encoding myb-related transcription factor, partner of profilin-like yields MAEDSPKRRKANFNEAETEVLVEQVLRHEQVLFAAGPGRASPGQKRRVWELIRHKVNPVAACPRDVEDLKKRWRDLKRRDRSKLCRLTPPAPGLGLLLAPEELPAPDARPFAAHAPPIAGGIDTLDLPGAAADADFTDDPGPSHEPCLEKINLKEDIVVKVVEPEENSEDMAVVPPSQEQVPFLEIPDEGSSGKVKTKTKSQPQIDPNEMTEEDLLQIQQNQLHVIQSGFDSINHNLRLLQQGMQDLNNSLSVMAHTLVAIKNVYVKNNAGPTTFATVATQTTAGYLSPGSPLVEDRVRVPVAGGSSRSSSCSSSSMSQEPGPSEFPRPQHRPIKKEHQNGCYYFCFADV; encoded by the exons ATGGCGGAGGACTCCCCGAAGCGGCGCAAGGCGAACTTCAACGAGGCGGAGACGGAGGTGCTGGTGGAACAGGTGCTGCGGCACGAGCAGGTGCTGTTCGCGGCCGGGCCCGGCCGGGCCTCCCCGGGCCAGAAGCGGCGCGTGTGGGAGCTGATCCGGCACAAGGTGAACCCGGTGGCCGCCTGTCCGCGCGACGTGGAGGACCTGAAGAAGCGCTGGCGCGACCTCAAGCGTCGCGACCGCAGCAAGCTCTGCCGCCTCACGCCGCCCGCGCCCGGCCTCGGCCTGCTGCTCGCGCCCGAGGAGCTCCCCGCGCCCGACGCCCGCCCCTTCGCCGCCCACGCGCCGCCCATCGCCGGCGGCATCGACACGCTCGACCTGCCCGGGGCCGCCGCCGACGCCG ATTTTACAGATGATCCTGGTCCATCCCACGAACCATGTCTGGAGAAGATAAATCTGAAAGAAGATATAGTGGTGAAGGTAGTGGAGCCCGAAGAAAATTCTGAGGACATGGCTGTGGTTCCTCCAAGCCAAGAACAAGTGCCATTTTTGGAGATACCAGATGAAGGCTCCTCtggaaaagtaaaaacaaaaacaaaaagtcagCCCCAGATCGACCCAaatgaaatgacagaagaggattTATTGCAAATCCAGCAGAACCAGCTGCATGTCATTCAGTCCGGTTTTGATAGCATCAACCATAATCTTCGGCTGCTGCAACAAGGCATGCAAGATCTCAACAATAGCCTCAGCGTCATGGCACATACGTTAGTAGCTATCAAAAATGTGTATGTGAAGAATAATGCTGGCCCAACCACCTTTGCTACTGTTGCTACTCAGACCACTGCCGGGTACCTGAGTCCAGGGTCCCCATTGGTTGAGGATAGAGTCAGAGTACCAGTGGCTGGTGGTagtagcagaagcagcagctgcagttccaGCTCTATGTCACAAGAGCCGGGCCCTTCAGAATTTCCAAGACCCCAGCACAGACCTATTAAGAAGGAACATCAAAACGGCTGTTATTATTTCTGTTTTGCAGATGTGTAA